CGGTGCGGGCGAGTTCGACGACGGTCTCGGGGGTGAAGACGGCGTTGTCGCGCTGGTAGACGATGACCGGAAGGGCGGTCGCGGCCGCCACCTCCCGGTAGTGGCGCAGCAGGCCCTCCTGGGCGGCGACGACGAGGTAGGGCGGCATGGCGAGCAGGCCGTCCGCCCCGGCCGACTCGGCCAGCCTCGCGTAGCGCACGGCGAGCGCGGTCCCGTAGCCGGCGCCCGCGACGACCGGCACCCGCCCGGCGGTCTCGGCCACGGCCGCCCGCACACAGGCCTCGAACTCCTCCGGGGCGAGCGCGTGGAACTCCCCGGTCCCGCAGGCCGCGAAGACTGCGGCGGCGCCCGCCTCGACGCCGCGGCGGACGTGCGCGCGGTAGGTGTCGAGGTCGAGGGAGCCGTCGGGGCCGTAGGCGGTGACGGGGAAGAACAGCGGTCCGCTGGGGACGCGCAGACGGTCGGCGAGCGGGGCTGACGTCACGGGCTCTCCCGGGTCCATAACGGGTCCATATTCTTGAGCAGCGTCCATATTCCTGAACGAGCTCACGCTAGGGTGCCCGATCGAGCCGGGTCAAGCGCGCCAACCCGCGAGACACCAGCAGTTTTGCCACTCCTGTAGGACACTTGACGGGCGCCGCCACCGCTCCTTAGCGTGTCCATGCATGTGAACCGTGGCCACACATGCATCCGCTTCTTCCAGTGATCCAAGGAGACCCGAGGATGCCCGCTCCGCGCACCGTCCTGCTCACCGGCGCCGCCGGCGGCCTCGGCACCCTGATGCGGGACCTGCTGCCCGACTACGGCTACGAGCTGCGCCTGCTCGACCTGCGTCCGATCGAGGACGCGCCGGAGGCGATCGTCGCGGACCTGGCCGACAGGGACGCGGTCCGGGAGGCCGTGCGGGGCGTCGACGCGATCATCCACCTCGCGGGCATCTCGCTGGAAGCCCCCTTCGAGAAGATCCTCGGCGCGAACATCGCGGGCACGTACAACCTGTACGAGGCGGCACGCGAGGAGGGCGTGCAGCGCATCGTCTTCGCCTCCTCCAACCACGCGGTCGGCTTCACCCCCCGCCCCCGGGCCGACGTGTCGCCCGACGAGGGTGAGCTGATCCCGATCGACACCCCGCGCCGCCCGGACACCTTCTACGGCCTGTCCAAGTCCTTCGGCGAGGACCTCGCCCAGCTCTACTGGGACAAGCACGGCCTGGAGAGCGTGTCGGTTCGCATCGGCTCCTGCTTCGCCGAGCCCACCAGCGTGCGCATGCTGTCGCTGTGGATGAGCCCGGCCGACGGCGCCCGCCTCTTCCACGCGGCCCTGACCGCCGAGAACGTCGGCCACACCGTCGTCTACGGCTCCTCCGCCAACACCCGGCTGTGGTGGGACCTCGGCACCGCGCGGGCGCTCGGCTACGAGCCGCAGGAC
The sequence above is a segment of the Streptomyces asoensis genome. Coding sequences within it:
- a CDS encoding 5-dehydro-4-deoxyglucarate dehydratase; the protein is MTSAPLADRLRVPSGPLFFPVTAYGPDGSLDLDTYRAHVRRGVEAGAAAVFAACGTGEFHALAPEEFEACVRAAVAETAGRVPVVAGAGYGTALAVRYARLAESAGADGLLAMPPYLVVAAQEGLLRHYREVAAATALPVIVYQRDNAVFTPETVVELARTEGIIGLKDGLGDLDLMQRTVSAVRTEVPGDFLYFNGLPTAEQTQLAYRALGVTLYSSAVFCFAPEIALAFHRALTTGDDTTVHRLLDGFYRPFVELRAQGRGYAVSLVKAGVRLRGLDVGEVRPPLHEPSEDHVKQLAQVIERGYALLEEDK
- a CDS encoding NAD-dependent epimerase/dehydratase family protein encodes the protein MPAPRTVLLTGAAGGLGTLMRDLLPDYGYELRLLDLRPIEDAPEAIVADLADRDAVREAVRGVDAIIHLAGISLEAPFEKILGANIAGTYNLYEAAREEGVQRIVFASSNHAVGFTPRPRADVSPDEGELIPIDTPRRPDTFYGLSKSFGEDLAQLYWDKHGLESVSVRIGSCFAEPTSVRMLSLWMSPADGARLFHAALTAENVGHTVVYGSSANTRLWWDLGTARALGYEPQDDSEPYAEKLIAEQGELDPENIAHAYLGGHFVSDPPIWPY